A single region of the Vicia villosa cultivar HV-30 ecotype Madison, WI linkage group LG4, Vvil1.0, whole genome shotgun sequence genome encodes:
- the LOC131598696 gene encoding aldehyde oxidase GLOX1-like → MATLTTIIVILTILTLTLTFFVVDAKQKKQKLQVPFPIYGGGLATAKPDFTTNSIGQWEILSENSGVSAMQVNLMPTNKIVVYDATIYRLSRLKYQKGIPCVPFKDDRTLQNKIDCYAHSMEYDIETNLVRPLKVTQDPWCSCGGLAPDGTLISAGGFQDGTRTIRHIGGPACKGNDCDWREYKNTLQEDRWYGTQTILPDGSFIIVGGRRSFSYEYLPKQEGLKTEKVYFFPFLYETSDIDENNLYPFTHLTPDGNLFIFSNNRSLLLNPKTNKVVRTYPVLPGGARNYPASGTSALLPIDLSLQDNMGPYKAEVIICGGNSHDAFYIAETKKAFNPCLKDCNRMVITDKVPKWETEQMPSSRTMGDCLNLPNGQLLFINGAQKGTAGWWDADSPNLIPALYYPEEKNGERFKQMAPTKISRMYHSTSAVLPNGKIWVAGSNTHDTYKDVDKFPTETRVEGFSPPYLDPTLDKHRPTIVSEFTGKNLKYGHKFEIQFKMPKDPANNDLNKGDIKVTMYFPPFTTHGYSMSQRLLMLNLRSMSTDRQGLYSIMALAPPSGEIAPPGYYLLYVVHRSVPSEGIWVHIE, encoded by the exons ATGGCAACTTTAACTACGATCATCGTGATTCTAACAATTTTGACTCTAACATTGACATTCTTTGTGGTTGATgctaaacaaaagaaacaaaaacttCAAGTACCTTTTCCAATCTATGGAGGAGGTCTAGCAACAGCAAAGCCTGATTTTACCACAAATTCAATTGGAcaatgggagatactttctgaaAATTCAGGTGTTTCTGCCATGCAGGTTAATTTGATGCCAACCAACAAGATTGTTGTATATGATGCAACGATTTATCGTCTCTctagacttaaatatcagaaagGAATACCGTGCGTTCCTTTCAAAGATGATAGGACTCTACAAAACAAAATTGATTGTTATGCTCATTCTATGGAATATGATATTGAAACTAATTTAGTTAGGCCACTCAAG GTGACACAAGATCCATGGTGCTCATGTGGAGGTCTTGCACCTGATGGAACCCTAATAAGTGCTGGTGGTTTTCAAGATGGAACAAGAACCATTAGACACATTGGTGGTCCTGCTTGCAAAGGCAATGATTGTGATTGGAGAGAATATAAGAATACATTGCAAGAGGATAGATG GTATGGAACTCAAACAATCCTTCCTGATGGAAGCTTCATTATAGTAGGAGGACGTAGATCATTTAGCTATGAGTACCTTCCAAAACAAGAAGGCCTAAAAACTGAAAAAGTCTACTTCTTCCCATTCCTCTATGAAACTTCTGACATTGATGAAAACAATCTTTATCCATTCACTCATCTCACACCTGATGGTAacctcttcatcttctccaacaacCGCTCTCTTCTCCTTAACCCTAAAACCAACAAAGTTGTTCGAACCTATCCCGTCCTCCCCGGAGGTGCCCGGAATTATCCAGCTTCCGGTACGTCTGCCCTCCTTCCTATAGATCTATCTCTCCAAGACAATATGGGTCCTTACAAAGCAGAAGTCATTATTTGTGGTGGTAACTCTCATGACGCTTTCTATATTGCCGAAACAAAGAAAGCATTCAATCCTTGTCTCAAAGATTGTAACAG GATGGTAATCACTGATAAAGTCCCGAAATGGGAAACCGAACAAATGCCTTCAAGTAGAACAATGGGAGATTGTCTAAACCTTCCTAATGGACAACTTTTGTTTATCAATGGTGCACAAAAAGGAACAGCTGGATGGTGGGATGCTGATTCACCAAACCTAATTCCAGCATTGTATTACCCAGAAGAAAAGAATGGTGAAAGGTTTAAGCAAATGGCTCCGACGAAAATATCAAGAATGTATCATTCAACATCAGCAGTGTTACCTAATGGAAAAATTTGGGTAGCTGGAAGTAACACTCATGATACATACAAAGATGTAGATAAGTTCCCAACTGAGACAAGAGTTGAAGGCTTTTCTCCTCCTTATTTGGATCCAACTCTTGACAAGCATAGACCAACAATTGTTTCAGAATTTACAGGAAAAAATTTGAAGTATGGTCATAAATTTGAGATACAGTTTAAAATGCCGAAAGATCCGGCTAACAATGATTTGAATAAGGGTGATATTAAGGTTACTATGTATTTCCCACCTTTTACTACTCATGGATATAGTATGAGCCAAAGGCTTTTAATGCTCAATCTTAGGTCTATGTCTACGGATCGCCAAGGACTTTATAGTATTATGGCGTTGGCGCCGCCTTCTGGTGAAATTGCTCCTCCCGGATACTATTTGCTCTATGTTGTTCATCGCAGCGTGCCTAGCGAGGGAATATGGGTCCACATCGAGTAG
- the LOC131598694 gene encoding probable xyloglucan endotransglucosylase/hydrolase protein 26: MKNFEKIFPLFFVIVIPNIIYVNANFFKSMHITWGAKHALLQDDDLQLMLDETSGSGVKSKRSFLFGTIETRIKLVPGNSAGIATSYYLSSTGNQRDLIDFEFIGNISGQPYIVHTNIYTHGTGSKEQQFYLWFDPTTDFHNYTIHWNPAEIVFYIDSIPIRIFRNYETEGIPYPNKKGMRVYISLHRAENWATKGGLVKVDWSNAPFTAKFNHFRARACKWNGEVSIYECASNIPANWWTSPTYRQLSYAQMGQLNWVRSNHIIYDYCLDTQRYKGQMPPECFKAQF, from the exons atgaaaaattttgaaaaaatatttcctTTGTTCTTCGTTATTGTTATACCTAACATTATTTACGTAAATGCAAATTTTTTCAAAAGCATGCATATTACGTGGGGTGCTAAACATGCATTACTTCAGGATGATGATCTCCAACTTATGTTAGATGAAACTTCAG GATCTGGGGTTAAATCAAAGAGATCATTTTTATTTGGAACCATTGAAACTCGAATCAAACTCGTGCCTGGCAATTCTGCAGGAATAGCTACATCCTACTAt CTATCATCAACAGGAAACCAACGTGATCTAATAGATTTTGAGTTCATAGGAAACATTTCAGGACAACCTTACATTGTTCATACAAACATTTACACACATGGAACTGGAAGCAAAGAACAACAATTTTATCTTTGGTTTGATCCTACTACTGATTTTCACAATTATACTATCCATTGGAACCCCGCTGAAATTGT ATTTTATATTGATAGCATCCCAATTAGGATATTCAGAAACTATGAAACAGAGGGCATTCCATACCCAAACAAAAAAGGAATGAGGGTTTACATAAGTTTACATAGGGCAGAAAATTGGGCCACTAAAGGTGGACTTGTTAAGGTAGATTGGAGTAATGCACCATTTACAGCCAAATTTAATCATTTTAGAGCAAGAGCTTGCAAGTGGAATGGAGAAGTGAGTATTTATGAATGTGCTTCAAATATACCTGCAAATTGGTGGACTTCTCCTACATATAGACAATTAAGTTATGCTCAAATGGGTCAATTGAATTGGGTTAGAAGCAATCATATAATCTATGATTACTGTCTTGATACTCAAAGATATAAAGGACAAATGCCTCCTGAATGTTTTAAGGCGCAATTCTAA
- the LOC131598695 gene encoding probable xyloglucan endotransglucosylase/hydrolase protein 26: protein MAMFEKLFALFLLAIIPNSIAQVDATFSKSMYITWGAQHASLQNDDLQLVLDKTSGSAAQTKIPFLFGTIESRIKLVPNNSAGTVTAYYLSSTGNQHDEIDFEFLGNISGQPYTIHTNVYTQGNGSKEQQFHLWFNPSTDFHNYTIHWNPTEIVWYIDSIPIRVFRNYENEGIAYPNKQGMKVYTSLWNADDWATRGGLVKTNWSNAPFTAKFNHFRARACKWNGAISISQCSSNIAANWWMSSTYKQLGYAQIGQLNWVRKNYMIYDYCGDTKRFNGQMPPECFKAQF, encoded by the exons ATGGCAATGTTTGAAAAATTGTTTGCTTTGTTCTTACTTGCAATTATACCCAACAGCATTGCCCAAGTAGATGCAACTTTTTCTAAAAGCATGTATATTACATGGGGTGCTCAACATGCATCACTTCAGAATGATGATCTCCAACTTGTGTTGGATAAAACCTCAG GATCGGCAGCACAAACAAAGATACCATTCTTATTCGGAACTATTGAATCAAGAATTAAACTAGTGCCTAATAATTCAGCAGGAACAGTTACAGCTTACTAt CTCTCTTCCACAGGAAACCAACATGATGAGATAGATTTTGAGTTCTTAGGAAATATTTCAGGACAACCTTATACAATCCATACAAATGTATACACGCAAGGAAATGGAAGCAAAGAACAACAATTTCATCTTTGGTTTAACCCTTCTACTGATTTTCACAACTATACTATCCATTGGAACCCTACTGAAATTGT GTGGTATATTGATAGTATTCCAATTAGGGTATTCAGAAACTATGAAAATGAAGGCATTGCATACCCTAACAAACAAGGAATGAAGGTTTACACAAGTTTATGGAATGCAGATGATTGGGCCACTAGAGGTGGACTTGTTAAGACAAATTGGAGTAATGCACCATTTACAgctaaatttaatcattttagaGCAAGAGCTTGCAAGTGGAATGGAGCTATTAGTATTAGCCAATGTTCTTCAAATATAGCTGCAAATTGGTGGATGTCTTCAACATATAAACAATTGGGCTATGCTCAAATAGGCCAATTGAATTGGGTAAGGAAAAATTATATGATCTATGATTATTGTGGTGATACCAAAAGATTTAATGGACAAATGCCTCCTGAATGTTTCAAGGCACAATTCTAA
- the LOC131598692 gene encoding probable xyloglucan endotransglucosylase/hydrolase protein 26: protein MAKFKKLVTLFFFVVIPNIIQVDANFIKSMRIEWGAQNALLWDDNLQLSLDKITGSGARTKIPFLFGNIESRIKFVPGNSAGSVISYYLSSIGDQRDEIDFEFLGNVSGQPYIIHTNIYIEGSGNREQQFYLWFDPTTDFHNYTIHWNPTEIVFYIDSIPIRVFRNYERDGIPYPNKQGMRVYTSIWNGDNWATSGGLVKIDWNYAPFTVKFNHFRARACKWKGDVSINECALNIAENWWTSPIYKQLSHAQMGQLNWVRDNHMIYDYCHDTNRYNGQMPPECFKAQF, encoded by the exons atggcaaaattcaaaaaattggttACTTTGTTCTTCTTTGTTGTTATACCTAACATTATTCAAGTAGATGCAAATTTTATAAAAAGCATGCGTATTGAATGGGGTGCCCAAAATGCATTACTTTGGGACGATAATCTCCAACTTTCTTTGGATAAAATCACAG GATCAGGGGCTCGAACAAAGATACCATTTTTATTTGGAAATATTGAATCACGAATTAAATTTGTGCCTGGTAATTCTGCAGGATCGGTTATATCCTACTAT CTATCTTCCATAGGAGATCAACGTGATGAAATAGATTTTGAATTCTTAGGAAATGTTTCGGGACAACCTTATATTATTCATACAAATATTTACATAGAAGGAAGTGGAAACAGAGAACAACAATTTTATCTTTGGTTTGATCCTACTACTGATTTTCACAACTATACTATTCATTGGAATCCCACTGAAATTGT GTTTTATATTGACAGCATCCCAATTAGGGTATTCAGAAATTATGAAAGAGATGGCATTCCATACCCAAATAAACAAGGAATGAGGGTTTACACAAGTATATGGAATGGAGATAATTGGGCCACTAGTGGTGGACTTGTCAAGATAGATTGGAATTATGCACCATTTACAGTCAAATTTAACCATTTTAGAGCAAGGGCTTGCAAGTGGAAAGGAGATGTGAGTATTAACGAGTGTGCTTTAAATATAGCTGAAAATTGGTGGACTTCTCCAATATACAAACAATTGAGTCATGCTCAAATGGGACAATTGAATTGGGTTAGAGATAATCATATGATCTATGATTATTGTCATGATACTAATAGATATAATGGACAAATGCCTCCCGAATGTTTCAAGGCACAATTCTAG